In the Kaistella sp. 97-N-M2 genome, one interval contains:
- a CDS encoding malate dehydrogenase, giving the protein MKVTVVGAGAVGASCAEYIAMKNFAAEVVLVDIKEGFAEGKAMDLMQTASLNGFDTKITGTTGDYSKTAGSKVAVITSGIPRKPGMTREELIGINAGIVKDVTANLVKHSPEVIIIVVSNPMDTMAYLVHKTSGLPTNQIIGMGGALDSARFKYRLAEALECPISDVDGMVIAAHSDTGMLPLMTKATRNGVPVTEFLDEAQQNHVAEETKVGGATLTKLLGTSAWYAPGAAVSVMVQAILCDHKKMIPCSLMLDGEYGESDICLGVPAIIGKNGVEKIVEISLTDAEKEKFATAAKAVREVNGDLKF; this is encoded by the coding sequence ATGAAAGTTACCGTAGTAGGAGCAGGAGCAGTTGGCGCGAGTTGCGCGGAATACATTGCGATGAAGAATTTCGCCGCAGAAGTTGTGTTAGTAGATATTAAAGAAGGTTTTGCCGAAGGGAAAGCCATGGATTTAATGCAGACCGCTTCTCTGAACGGTTTCGACACCAAAATTACCGGAACAACCGGCGATTACAGCAAAACCGCCGGCTCAAAAGTAGCCGTAATCACTTCCGGAATTCCGAGAAAACCCGGAATGACGCGTGAAGAACTCATCGGAATCAACGCCGGAATTGTAAAAGATGTTACTGCAAATCTGGTAAAACATTCGCCGGAGGTCATCATCATCGTGGTTTCCAATCCAATGGATACGATGGCGTATTTGGTGCACAAAACTTCCGGGTTACCAACAAATCAAATCATTGGAATGGGCGGAGCTTTAGATTCTGCGCGTTTTAAATACCGTTTAGCCGAAGCTTTAGAATGTCCAATTTCTGATGTTGACGGAATGGTAATCGCGGCACACAGCGATACAGGAATGCTTCCGTTAATGACGAAAGCAACGAGAAATGGAGTTCCGGTAACTGAATTCTTGGACGAAGCACAGCAAAATCATGTTGCCGAAGAAACGAAAGTTGGCGGTGCAACTTTAACCAAACTGTTGGGAACATCTGCCTGGTACGCACCGGGTGCAGCGGTTTCTGTAATGGTGCAGGCTATTCTTTGTGATCACAAAAAAATGATTCCGTGTTCATTAATGTTGGATGGTGAATATGGCGAAAGCGATATCTGTTTGGGCGTTCCTGCAATTATCGGCAAAAATGGTGTTGAGAAAATTGTAGAGATCAGTTTAACCGACGCGGAAAAAGAAAAATTCGCAACTGCGGCAAAAGCCGTGCGTGAAGTGAATGGTGATTTGAAATTCTAG